One segment of Tachyglossus aculeatus isolate mTacAcu1 chromosome 16, mTacAcu1.pri, whole genome shotgun sequence DNA contains the following:
- the LRRC52 gene encoding leucine-rich repeat-containing protein 52 has protein sequence MRWWPLLLLALGPVATGSPNCPAGCSCQALEANCSGLGLEAYPRGLPLSTRRLLLASNRLTFLPAVELGHLSDLVHLDCGHNLLSEVADFTFAGVGRLVHLDLSFNNLSSLSAESFSSLGALMVLNLSHNPRLAAVPRDAFANATSLRQLDLSSTGLTFLDALTISQIPSLRSLHLGGNPWICRCNLLGLTIHLLVTHINYPDEQNATCRSPEELEGWPLSRVGNPLRYMCLTHLDRLDYAFLLLIGFCIFSAGTAVAWLTGACAVLYESVTRKTDDDDDDGGDDPRPPQLLPGPGRDSPLDVV, from the exons ATGCGCTGGTGGCCACTCCTGCTGCTGGCCCTGGGGCCGGTGGCCACCGGTAGCCCGAATTGCCCCGCGGGCTGCTCCTGCCAGGCCCTGGAGGCGAACTGCTCCGGGCTCGGGCTAGAGGCCTACCCCCGAGGCCTGCCCCTGTCCACCCGCCGCCTGCTCCTGGCCTCCAACAGGCTGACCTTCCTGCCCGCCGTGGAGCTGGGCCACCTCAGCGACCTGGTCCACCTGGACTGCGGCCACAACCTCCTGTCCGAGGTGGCCGACTTCACCTTCGCCGGGGTGGGCCGGCTGGTCCACCTGGACCTCAGCTTCAACAACCTGAGCTCCCTGTCCGCCGAGAGCTTCTCCTCCCTGGGGGCCCTCATGGTCCTCAACCTCTCCCACAACCCCCGGCTGGCCGCCGTCCCCCGCGACGCTTTCGCCAACGCCACGTCCCTGAGGCAGCTGGACCTGAGCAGCACGGGCCTGACCTTTCTGGACGCCCTGACCATCAGCCAGATCCCTAGCCTGCGCTCCCTGCACCTTGGCGGGAACCCCTGGATCTGTAGATGTAACCTCTTGGGCCTCACCATCCATTTGCTGGTGACTCACATCAACTACCCAG ACGAGCAGAACGCCACGTGCCGGAGCCCGGAGGAGCTGGAGGGCTGGCCCCTGAGCCGCGTGGGCAACCCGCTGCGCTACATGTGCCTCACGCACCTGGACCGGCTGGACTACGCCTTCCTGCTGCTCATCGGCTTCTGCATCTTCTCGGCGGGCACGGCCGTGGCCTGGCTGACCGGGGCCTGCGCCGTCCTCTACGAGAGCGTCACTCGCAAgacggacgacgacgacgacgacggcggcGACGACCCCAGGCCTCCTCAGCTGCTCCCCGGCCCGGGCCGGGACAGCCCCCTCGACGTGGTTTAG